A single window of Corythoichthys intestinalis isolate RoL2023-P3 chromosome 21, ASM3026506v1, whole genome shotgun sequence DNA harbors:
- the LOC130909394 gene encoding ubiquitin-conjugating enzyme E2 D4-like isoform X1 gives MALKRIQKELQDLQNDPPAQCSAGPVSSDLFNWQATIMGPGDSPYQGGVFFLTIHFPTDYPFKPPKVAFTTKIYHPNINSNGSICLDILRSQWSPALTVSKVLLSICSLLCDPNPDDPLVPDIAQIYKNDKEKYNRLAKEWTNKYAM, from the exons ATGGCATTGAAGAGAATACAAAAG GAATTGCAGGACCTGCAGAATGACCCACCGGCACAGTGTTCTGCTGGACCTGTTAGCAGCGACT TGTTTAATTGGCAGGCGACAATTATGGGTCCG GGCGACAGTCCTTACCAAGGAGGAGTTTTCTTTCTCACAATACACTTCCCCACCGATTACCCCTTCAAGCCACCAAAG GTAGCGTTTACAACAAAGATTTATCACCCAAATATCAACAGCAACGGGAGTATTTGTTTGGACATTCTACGCTCGCAGTGGTCTCCTGCTCTAACCGTCTCAAAAG TGCTATTGTCCATATGTTCTTTGTTGTGTGACCCAAACCCAGATGACCCTTTAGTTCCCGATATAGCACAGATCTACAAGAATGACAAAGAGAA ATACAACAGACTAGCGAAGGAATGGACCAATAAGTATGCCATGTAA
- the LOC130909394 gene encoding ubiquitin-conjugating enzyme E2 D1-like isoform X2: MTHRHSVLLDLLAATGDSPYQGGVFFLTIHFPTDYPFKPPKVAFTTKIYHPNINSNGSICLDILRSQWSPALTVSKVLLSICSLLCDPNPDDPLVPDIAQIYKNDKEKYNRLAKEWTNKYAM; the protein is encoded by the exons ATGACCCACCGGCACAGTGTTCTGCTGGACCTGTTAGCAGCGACT GGCGACAGTCCTTACCAAGGAGGAGTTTTCTTTCTCACAATACACTTCCCCACCGATTACCCCTTCAAGCCACCAAAG GTAGCGTTTACAACAAAGATTTATCACCCAAATATCAACAGCAACGGGAGTATTTGTTTGGACATTCTACGCTCGCAGTGGTCTCCTGCTCTAACCGTCTCAAAAG TGCTATTGTCCATATGTTCTTTGTTGTGTGACCCAAACCCAGATGACCCTTTAGTTCCCGATATAGCACAGATCTACAAGAATGACAAAGAGAA ATACAACAGACTAGCGAAGGAATGGACCAATAAGTATGCCATGTAA